The Plasmodium vivax chromosome 7, whole genome shotgun sequence DNA window TGATGTGTGTCCTGATAAGTTTCAATATTCGTGGGTTCTGCGTCGATTTTATATGCATGTTTTATATGTGCATCGCAAGGCTTTCTAACGGAACGAAACTCATAAATCTCATTACCATCTGGAGCAATTTCTTCAAGAATAGCATAATCTAAATGGTTTAATCCAGCTGCATATTTCGTATGAGAATTGTAATCTGGAATTTGTTCAGAGGCCGTAATTTGTCGAGTATATACCTCATCTGTTGGGCAGAGATCTGAAGTATGTATCTCTTTTGGAGGAggcttttttcccttaacaTTAACACAATAATtgatgttattttcaaaagaTGCCTTTTCGGTCACATCACAATTGTTTGGaaattcaattttgttagatctttttaaattcatatattttttttttatttcctcattAAGAAAATGCTTTTCCTGTTCGGTTAAccatttttcatattctgAACATTCTGCGTTGCAAAATTCTTTATCTCTGCATGATGATTCCGTTTTACTTCGTTCTAGTGCTTGTATCTTACTTATATAACCATTCTTTTCGCTACAAAATTGTTCTACTTTATATGTTAATTGAATACGTTCCTCGTCATCAGACGTAAAATTCCTTGGACATCCCCCATACTTAGTAACACGTTTCAACAAATTCTCTACgtcattttcaattttataagaATGTAAATTATCACCAGTATAGCACTTTATGCAATCGCCActgtaattatttaaatagcTAACTAATTCTCTGCACGTTTGGAAAAATTCGTCTGAGTTTTCTGATGCGTTTAAATCAAaaactttttctttaactttATCTATTATATCAGTGTGCAAATCCTTACAACTGCTAAAATGAGATTCTTTGCACACATTATTATCCACATAGGTTACTTGAGCCATTGTCCAACCATCAGCAGTTATTGTAGAATCTTCCTTTGATATTCGtttaaatgaacaaattggCGAGTATATTAGATATATTTACATGCATAAATTAGGAACGATctatttcacatttttgcattatgAAGAAGTGTTATTACATCTAAGTAGGCGTAAATAACGATTGTAATAGAGTGCaaaaattgacaaatttGAACCTGTCATTAGAGAGTCTCGTAAAATGGAATATTCACATTAGTAGAAATAGTAATGTTTTAGAAGGGTGCTGCTTAATTggtaatttacaaaatgaatgTATGGAGTGATGTTTCTTTAAGCCTTGTTTCATTTTGACACCTTTAGTTAATCTATCATACTTAAATAATTGGGATTATcatgtatttattttgtagGGTAAGCCTCTTTCTGCCCCTTTTCGtcatacataaaaatgtggaagtatataaataataaaaatttacatctAAGCAATAGCGGTAAATTAAATGAGTTTCATTTTGAAAGTTtcgaaagaaaaggagataCATAATTATCTGCTTCTATTCCCATAAAGAAATACATtccaattatttaataagcGATTTTTTATATCCATGTTTAGATGTTATAATCAATTTGAATGATTATTATTAACCTAAGTTGAGTTATTTTTACAAGATATTGTCGCCCTTAAAGCGTAATTGTATAGTAATCATTCCAAATGATTAATATTCCCAATTTAGGAGAAACTTTGAATCCGTATAATAcaccaaaaaatgtgtaatcTTTCTTTTGCGTAATTAGCACAATCTTTTTAAACTAAACAACAGAGCCATTAAGGCAACATTGTGCGTATTAGCAATAAATTGAGTACCTTAAAAACTGTAATTGggtaaaatgataatataattattcaacattggtacataaatatgtgtGATTAGAAGGTTCGAAGaataatgtttttattacGTGGATTATGTCAGCATGTTTTCCTACATTTTTGTCATGTTAAAGTGGTAGAAACGGTTTTATTGGTTTGACCAAATGGtctttattccttttttacaaataagcAATGTTCTAAGTTCTACATtgatgtacatttattttaaatgtcaCTAAATGTAGAAGAGTTTGCATATTCTTTTcaggatataaaaaaagaaacgattttttaattttattttccttaaaaGAAAGAGAAATATTAGTGGAGCTCCTCATTtcgtaattatataattttagaaaatactCAAAGATGGAAATTATAACGacaaaatgtttataaaaatacgttttgataatatttttcattaacaTTAATTTCTTCTGAATGAATGGTGagctttaaattttttattcctttaatataatttcagttaatgataaaaaattggctAACTTCCGTTCGGTTAAAACGAGCAAGGAAGCgaaatattacaaattaaagtcaaaaaatattttccagcATCACCAATATGCGATTATCcgtaagtaaaaaaaaaaaaaaaattatcaaggATGGCTTTAATTATCTAAAAAAGAGTATTTAATAGCGCCGCATAAATTATCAAATTAATGTTCCAATACGTAAATTAAAAGTACATTCTTCTATTTACGAATATATTAActacataataattaattatttaaaagtaTAACTATACTATGCCTATGTATAGTTGCGGTTTTAATTGATGCATTTTCCCTCAGTGCCTTGGATAATCAAAAATGGAACATGGCTTTAGGTAAATAGAACAAGATCAAGTTAATCAAAAATATTGTTTATAGTGACTACAAATAAAGAGCCTTCTACGTTCTAAGTATAAACGTAAATGGCTACATAAATACGTAGATAGAGCATTATAcgttttacctttttatatatcagtACTTATACTTTTAAAACGTTTATAATTTCTTAAGTACAAAtatgttaaagaaaaatggcaaaaccAGCGGCTCCAGCAGTAGTATCTGCGGTTGATTTGGTATGCtcacatacatgtatatatttaatttattatatatactttaCAATGCATGTAATCCGTTTCTATGAGGAACAGAAGGAATTTTCTATCATTAGAACAATCGTTTTAGTTTATACGCGATAACCTTTCTATGATTATTTTCAGGAAAAAGATGCGACTGATTTAAATCTTCATACATTGCATAAAGATTTCTTCGTAATTCCAAAAACACTTAAAACTGATAGCAACTGTGATCCACtggaaaaacaacaaaaaggTGCCAAAAATCTTTGCAATAGTGCtgtccattttgtaaaagaaTTATCTGGAAAACAAGGAACAGAAAATTATAGACGTTGCAAATATTTGCCCTATTGGTTGCATGATGAAATAGGAAAACTCTATAAGGAACacaacaaaaatattgataGTATCCCTTTTATTAAACCTCTTATAGAAGCAGTTGATAAGGCTACAAAAACGATTACTAATGATAAGTGCAATTCCTTACATTATGATGGTTCTATTACTTTAGACGAATGGAAAGCAAGGAAGcttttgtatatttattttaaaaattttgatgaacTTAGCCGTGAAGTCAGTCGCCCTAGTAACGATAAATGCAGTAAGCATAATAAATATCTTAATAGCattaattcattatataaaacgTATTACAAGAAGTTACAATGTAATGGGTGGTTGAGTTTTGGTCGTGATTACTTTTATTGTAGTTCTTTGTATGACCCTAACAGACTTTTACCTAAAGTAACATGTAAAGATCAATCAACTAGTCGTAGTACtggtttttcattttggccttttgggggggggtcGAGTTCATCGCGTTCATCATCTTCAAGCCAGGTAGGTACAAGACAGGCAGTTTCTGCAAGTGTTCCTAAAGGCGGACCATCAACACCTGTAGCAGGTTCAACAGGTGCCTTATCCGCACAGGGCGCGAAATTAATTGTTGTACAAATTCCAAAGCCCGTAGACTCAGCAACTGTGGGGCGTCTAGATGCAGCCGGAACGTTATCTGGACGTTCTGCTTATCCGAATCAACCAGTTCAATTGCAACTTTTGCCTAAAGATTATCCTGTGCTCCCTACACCACCTGAGAGCAGTGCCAGTTCCCCtgattttcttaaaaaaacatatggtGTATTGAAATCAGATTATTTTCGCTATTCAGTCATGGGGGCTTCAGCAATTGGAGCACTTATCTTCCTTTACTTGTACCTTAGTGTAAGTTAAAATTTGATCTTATGATGTGACCATTCTTTGGAAACATTTGCAGTTTATACTTCTTTAAATGTGCAATTTTGTAGTCCCcacatttcccttttttttcatttcttttttgtattagCCTTCTCGGTCAGGATCTAGTAAAAGAGAGCACGGAAAGAAGAAACATAAAAGTGCTGATTATTATGATTATAATGATTATGGAGATTATGATAATcaagatgatgatgatgatggtaAATATGCTGATCATGGTAATCGTGATAATCGTGATAAATATGGTCGTCGTGATAAATACGATCGTCGTGATAAATACGATCATCGTGATAATCGTAACAATCGTGATAAATACGATCGTCGTGATAATCGTGATAAATATGATGACAATGCTGGCTATGGAGATTATGATAATTATGATGAGTATGATGAGTATGAAGAAGAACTATCAAGACGCGGACCAGAAAATTCATACCGTGACCGCCAAAGGAGGGAAGTACGCATGTCATATCAGCCGAGACGTGACTCTTATTACTAATATGGGCTGattgaaaaaattcataacAGCAATTTGATGGGGAAAAAGACTAGCACAGTTTTTAAGCAGAAAAGTGCTCGAATTTAGAGAAGTTGTGAGGCTGTTTTGTAATTTCAAAACGGTGAGGAGAGATTACATATCGCAACAATGGTTTAAAATTAGGAAAGGGCCCAccttacatatacatatatgtgtaaagTAAATAAAGGGCGTTGTTAAAATGGAATTGCCACAATAATTTGAACCATTTGAACACACTTttgtatttcattttttttaagtggtGAATCCTTTTatttaacacttttttcGTGCTATGTGCTTTAAGTCAATTTGATTAATTCAGTGTTGTCCAAAATGATCCTCATTTGAACATTGTTATAGGGCGATTTCACATATGTGATGTTCAAATGATGCGAATCAATTTATCACCCTATGAGCATCCTTTAAAATAAGGCAAACATGTATGTGTAAATTAAAGTGTTtgataaataattatatcaATTCGAATAAACCTGTTGtggtaatttaaaaaatataccttagtgtaatattttttttatgataacaACGTCTGTCTTTTTAATGTGCCTATAGGCACTTTTTACACATATGATATTGATATAActgcccaattttttttgaagagtTTGTGTAATACTTTCTATATGGTGGAAAGTGTGTTCTAggtttcataatttttttttttacctgtttATGTTGTTTCTTTGAAATTTACACTTTTAATCGCACATgcatatgtttttaatacattataaaaaaattaaacttaTATATGAAGAAATGTGCTCATGTAGAAGTATAAAACCCTACACTGATATTACCTTAAATAAAGGATATACGGATCATTATGTAACTATGAAGGCAACTTTTAAGCTGATACCAtctaaaattaataaaatttcgtaaaatacatatacattttacaaCGTAGAATCATCCATATTTGGTAAACATTAGCATTActcttttattatttaaaatttgtaaCCTGCAATGTTCACTTAATtattaaagataaaaaaggggaaataatgTGTTACTGCGACTACTTCTAATGGAATATCACAATAGTAATTAACGTTTCATAGATCAAAATTTAGAAAtaggtttatttttttattaataaggatgattatattttttttttctatgcataaacattttgaggaaaaaaaatgaatattaaatgaaacgttagttataaattatacatttaatacttgtgaaattttaaacaactttttttttttattataagtTTCTAATAGAATTACATCACAGTTTGTTTGTATAGATATTACCATTCTATCAATTaataattcttcaaattatattttatttatcattttattttttacaatcaaagatgtttattttattattcattaaTAGGTATGTAAACAGAATAATCTTAAACTATAATTTAAGTACAAGCTGTTACCATAcatattaacttttttagaGTTATAGTAAAGTAGgcaaaatataacatatgcTTACGTTGTATTTTTCCTGTTTATGTAGTTCTTTAGGTATAAAATTTACTTCTATCCTTAGATAACATGAGTGAAGGCTTATTTGACTCCTacttaacaaaaatattggAGGAAGTACTTAATTACAAACTACCATGCtaattaatgataaaattttgatttaaaattatacttCATTTGATGCaagagaaaattatttcttataaGGCAAATCCTTAtaaacatatgtatatatatttttttttctttatgcattttaggataatatattatataaggtacctttacatttattatatagcCTACTAGATGAAAAATATTCAGACAGTGATTCTTAtgaaatatgtaaaaaacaATTAGAAACTTATGATGGAGAACAGAAGGATGGcgttttatcattttgtcGGCAACTTGAAAGCATATTCCATTATAGGTATAGTGCTTGGTCATCGCTTTTTCAGTCAGATCATACTATGTTCTGTGACTCTCTGAACTATTGgtttcataataaaataaaagatagTCAATTTTCTATTAATGCTATAGAATTTCTTTACAGAGCATTGGAAGAGATCATTAAAGGAGATAATGTTAAAAGTCAATGTGATGTGAAAAGGCATATGTACTTTAGTAGAGAAGAATtggaaaataagaaaaaactatatgattttttattatattatgaaatattaaaaaaagcattaCAAGCGAGTAAACATagtaaaaaagataaatattgTAGCTATTTGTGGGCCATATTTAGTTTATACGTAAAGGTGAATCATGATAATACATTGAAAAAGGATAGTGTGTACAGTGAAGAAAGAgcaaaatttaaagaaatagTTATAAATGGAGATAGCAAGTTAGATctattaaaggaaaaatgtcCAGATAGATGTCTAGATTTATTGTTAACCCCAGAAAACACAAATGTATGTTCACTAgaggaaaataattacataaaatatctTCCAGAAAATGTATG harbors:
- a CDS encoding hypothetical protein (encoded by transcript PVX_005040A), with protein sequence MAQVTYVDNNVCKESHFSSCKDLHTDIIDKVKEKVFDLNASENSDEFFQTCRELVSYLNNYSGDCIKCYTGDNLHSYKIENDVENLLKRVTKYGGCPRNFTSDDEERIQLTYKVEQFCSEKNGYISKIQALERSKTESSCRDKEFCNAECSEYEKWLTEQEKHFLNEEIKKKYMNLKRSNKIEFPNNCDVTEKASFENNINYCVNVKGKKPPPKEIHTSDLCPTDEVYTRQITASEQIPDYNSHTKYAAGLNHLDYAILEEIAPDGNEIYEFRSVRKPCDAHIKHAYKIDAEPTNIETYQDTHHSSISEASNEEIAKTESGEETVSEQITESIMLDGETHTLNPDPYSTFYNTLPSLFLYQITCILNIFIILLSKIPRAIMFMLKLNFQDFLKKMILYQWNRAIQTKQLAEHHIKCTCYLF
- a CDS encoding variable surface protein Vir12-related (encoded by transcript PVX_005045A), translated to MLKKNGKTSGSSSSICDATDLNLHTLHKDFFVIPKTLKTDSNCDPLEKQQKGAKNLCNSAVHFVKELSGKQGTENYRRCKYLPYWLHDEIGKLYKEHNKNIDSIPFIKPLIEAVDKATKTITNDKCNSLHYDGSITLDEWKARKLLYIYFKNFDELSREVSRPSNDKCSKHNKYLNSINSLYKTYYKKLQCNGWLSFGRDYFYCSSLYDPNRLLPKVTCKDQSTSRSTGFSFWPFGGGSSSSRSSSSSQVGTRQAVSASVPKGGPSTPVAGSTGALSAQGAKLIVVQIPKPVDSATVGRLDAAGTLLGQDLVKESTERRNIKVLIIMIIMIMEIMIIKMMMMMVNMLIMVIVIIVINMVVVINTIVVINTIIVIIVTIVINTIVVIIVINMMTMLAMEIMIIMMSMMSMKKNYQDADQKIHTVTAKGGKYACHISRDVTLITNMG